In the Thermogemmatispora onikobensis genome, CGATTCTTCCTTTCGGGCTGAGCCGCTTCAATGGCCGGCGCGTGGCTTTCCACGATACGTTTACGGCGGAACCCGATGAGCATTTCTTTGGGCTGGGCGAGAAGTTTACGGATTTCGATAAACGCGGGCAGCGCATCACAACCTGGAATTGCGATTGTGGCGGGGCCTTCAGTGAGCGGGCCTATAAGAATGTGCCTTTCGTGGTGAGCACGCGCAAGTATGGGATCTTTGTCGATAGCCCCTGCGCGGTCGATTTCGATCTGGTGGCCAGCAATACGGCGACGTTTACGCTGATTAGCCGCGATAGCGCTCTGGATTATTATGTGATCGCCGGGCCGGACCTGAAGACGATTATTACGCGCTATGCTTCGCTGGTGGGCTTTCCGATTCTGCCACCGAAGTGGGCCTTGGGGACCTGGATTTCGTCGGGCTTCCAGCGCGATAGTCAGGGCGAGGTGCTGGCGCGGGCTCGCTTGATCCGCGAGCATGAGATTCCTTGCGATGTGTTGCACCTCGATTGCTATTGGCAGCGCTTTGGACGCTGGTCAGAAGTGCAGTGGGATGAGGAGCGCTTTCCTGATCCGGCGGGTCTGATCGGGCAGTTGAAGGCCCAGGGCTTTAAGGTCTGTTTGTGGATTCATCCGTATCTGGGGACGGCCAGCGAGCGCTTTGCCGAGGGGGCAGCGCGCGGCTATTTTCTGAAGAATGCCGCCGGCGAGCCGTATGTGGCCGATCTGTGGGGGGGCTTCCATCCACCGGTGGCCATGCTGGATGTGACGCACCCGGAGGCGGTGGCCTGGTTTCAGGGGCTGTTGCGCGAGCAGTTGCGCCTGGGGGTGGATGTCTTTAAGACGGACTTCGGGGAGGGTATTCCGACGGATGTGGTGGCTTATAGCGGGATTGCCGGCGAGCGTCTGCATAATTTGTATGCCTTGCTCTATAACGATGCGGTGGCCGAGGTGACGGCACGCGAGACGGGCCGCGCGGGCCTGGTCTGGGGCCGCTCCAGCTATGCCGGTGGTCAGCGCCATGCGGCGCAGTGGAGCGGCGACCCCAATGCGACTTTTACGGCTCTGGCTTCGACCTTGCGCGGTGGGCTGAGCCTCGGGATGTGCGGCCACGCTTTCTGGAGCCACGACATCGGCGGCTTTACCGGTCAGCCTTCTCCAGAGCTGTATATCCGCTGGGCCCAGTTCGGTTTCTTCTCTCCTCTGACGCGCGCTCACGGCAATAGCTCGCGCCTCCCCTGGGACTTCGGTCCGCAGGCCCTGGAGATCTTCCGCTCGTATGCCCGCCTGCGCTATCGCTTGCTGCCCTATATCTATACCTACGCCTGCATCGCGGCCCGGACAAGTCTGCCGCTGTTGCGGGCGATGGTGCTGGAGTTCCCCGATGATCCGGCAACCTATACGCTGGATCTGCAGTATATGTTTGGCGCGGAGCTGCTGGTGGCCCCGCTCTATCGCGCCGGGGGGGAGCGCCCGGTCTATTTGCCTGCCGGGACGTGGGTCGATTTCTGGAGCCGGACCGTGCTGCAGGGGCCGACGACGCTGCAGGTGCAGGCGCCTCTGGAGCAGCTTCCGCTCTATGTGCGCGCCAATGCCTTGATCCCGACGACGGAGCCGGCGCCGTTTGTGCGCGAGGAGCCGTTTGAGACGGTGGTTTTCGAGGCCTATCTGCTGCCGGAGGGGGCCGGGTCGTTTACGCTCTGCGATCTGGATGGGGAGACGACGGTGTCGGCGCGCTTGCAGGGGACGACGCTGGCCATCGAGGTGATGGGGGCAAAGCGTCGGCTGGGGCTGCGCCTGCTGAAGCTGGCCGGGCAGCCGCCCGTTGAGACGGTGCTGCTCAATGGCCACCAGTGCGAGCGCTGGATGGGTGAGACGGCCCCGGCCCTGGCCGAGGCGCCGGCTTCGGGCTGGTTCTCCCTACCCGATGGAGGGGGAGAGGTGACGGTGGTCCTCTGAGATTCGTCCTGTCTGGCATCATGCCCAGGAGGAGAAGCATGGAGGCCTTTCCACCGCTGAATCCACGTGCTCCTTTTATCTGGTACGGTGGCGACTATAATCCTGAGCAGTGGCCGCGCGCTGTCTGGGATGAGGATCTGCGTTTGATGCAGGAGTGCCGCTTTCGCGTGGCGACGGTGGGTGTCTTTAGCTGGACGGCGCTGCAGCCGGCGGAGGAGCGCTTTACTTTCGGTTGGCTCGATCAGGTGCTGGATAAGCTGACGGCGGCGGGCTGCCGGGTCTGTCTGGCAACGCCCAGCGCGGCGCAGCCGGCCTGGTTGTCGCAGCGCTATCCCGAGGTGTTGCGGGCCGATCCGACGGGTCGCCGCCGCCACCACGGCTGGCGCGTGAACTATTGTCCGACCTCGTCGGTCTATCGCCGCCTGGCCGCCCAGATGGCGGCGAAGCTGGCCGAGCGCTATCATGCGCATCCAGCCCTGGTGGCCTGGCATGTCTCGAATGAGTATGCGCCGGCCTGCTACTGCGAGCAGTGCGCGGCGGCTTTCCGCGATTGGCTGCGTACGCGCTATGGCAGCCTCGATGAACTCAACCGGCGCTGGTGGACCCGCTTCTGGAGCCATACGTACACGGATTGGTCGCAGATTGAGCCTCCTTATGCCAACGGCGAGGGTTCGCTTCACGCTTTGACGCTGGATTATCGCCGCTTCCAGAATGAGATGTTACTGGAGTGCTTTCGGCTGGAGCGTGAGGCGATCCGCCAGTTCTCGCGCGAGGTGCCTATCACAACGAATCTGATGCGCTTCTATCGCGATCTCGATTATCGCCTCTGGGCGCGTGAGATGGATGTGGTGGCCTGGGACTGCTATCCCTCTGTCGAGGATGAGCCGCTCGATATTGCGCTGGCTCATGATTTGATGCGCAGTCTGCGCGATGGGCAGCCGTTCTTGCTGATGGAGCAGTCGCCCAGTAGTCAGAACTGGCAGCCGTACAATACGTTGAAGCGGCCCGGGGAGCTGCGCCTGCAGAGCTATCAGGCGCTGGCCCACGGGGCGGAGTCGGTGATGTTCTTTCAGTGGCGGCGCAGTCGCGGCGGGATCGAGAAGCTGCATGGGGCGGTGATCGAGCACAGTGGGCGCAGCGATACGCGCGTCTTTGCGGAGGTGCAGGCCCTGGGCCAGGAGCTGGAGCGCCTGGGCGGGCGGACGCTGGGCGGGGTGACGCCGGCTCAGGTGGGGCTGCTCTTCGATTGGGAAAACTGGTGGGCGCTGGAGGATTGCAGCGGGCCGACGCGCGAGAAGCGCTATCTGGAGACGTTGCGCGCTCATTATGCGCCGTTCTGGCGGCGCAATGTGCCAGTCGATCTGGTCTTTAGCGATTCGGATCTGGGACGCTATCGTCTGCTGATGGCGCCCCTCCTCTATCTGCTCAAGGAGGGGCTGGCCGAGCGCCTGGCGGCCTTCGTGCAAGATGGGGGGACGCTGGTGACGACCTATCTGTGTGGGATGGTGGATGAGTGCGATCTGGCTTTTGAGGATGGCTATCCGGGGCCACTGCGCCATGTGCTGGGGATCTGGAACGAGGAGATCGAGGCGCTGCCGCCGGGGTGCACGAATCGTCTGGTGTTAAACGATGGGCGCAGCTTTGCCTGCGGCCATCTGTGTGCGCTGATCCATGATGAGGGGGCCGAGGTGCTGGGGCGCTACGGCGAGGATTTCTATGCCGGGCGCCCGGCCTTGACGCGCCATCGTGTGGGCCGCGGTCAGGCTTTCTATCTGGCGTGCGAGCCGGAAGCGGCTTTTCTGGAGAGCTTCTACGGGGAGCTGCTGGGGGAGCTGGGGATCGCTCCGGCGCTGGAGACGCCGCCAGGCGTGGAGGCGACGCTGCGCCAGACGGCCCGTGAGCGCCTGCTCTTTGTGCTCAATCATGGGCGGGCGCCGGCAACGGTGACGCTGCCGCCGGGCCGCACGTTTGAGGAGCTGCTGACGGGCCGGATGGTGAGCGGCTCGCTCTCGCTGCCCGGGCTGGAGGTGGCTATTCTGGCGGAGCCGCTCGCTTCCGAGCCTAGCCAGCGGGCAGGATCTTGAGGGCGCCGCCGCGCTCGCCTGGCGGGGCGGGGGGTAGCGTGACGTGCAGGCCCTGCTCGTCGCGTGTCCAGGACAGGGGGACGTCGTCGCCGAGCAGGTGGACGGCGCCGATGCGGTGCGGGTAGTGGGGGCTGCCAGCGGCCAGGGCCTGGATGCTGACCCTGCCCTGCGGCGGCCAGACGGGCAGCAGGACGTAGAGGGTTTGGCCGCGGCGGGTGAAGCGCAGGTCTTGGGCGGTAAAGGCGGCCTGCTGGCCCTCGCTGAAGGCGCCGGCGGCGCTGGCGGTGGGGCCTTCGCCGTGGAGGTGCCAGGGCTGGCTGTCGTAGATGGCTTCGCCGTTGATGGCCAGCCAGCGCCCCAGGCGGCGCAGGAGGTCGGCCTCTGGCTCGGGAATGCTGCCGTCGGCGCGTGGGCCGATGTTGAGCAGGAAGACGCCGTTTTTGCTGACGGTGTCGATGAGGTCGTCGAGCAGAGTGCCGAAGGGCTTGTAGTCCTGGGCGACAGTGTAGCCCCAGGAGTTGCGGGCGACGCTGGTGTCGGCCTGCCAGACGCGCCGGCTGATGGCGGGACGGCGTCCGCGTTCGATGTCTTCGACGGCGCTGCCTTCGTCAAAGGCGCCTTCTTTGTAGGTGATGACGACTTCCTGTCCCCAGCGGGCGGCGCGGTTGTAGTAGTAGGCGGCGAAGCGGGCCAGAGAGGGGCGGAAGGCGGGCCGCGAGATCCACCAGTCGAAGTAGATGAGGGCGGGCCGATAGCGTTCGACCAGCTCGTAGAGTCGGGCCAGCCAGTCGTCGAGAAAGGCGGCGTCGGGCGGCTCGTCGTCGGGCCGCGCGGGTCCGTAGAGGTCGGCGTACTGGGGGTCCTGGACGTCGCTGGGAATGGTTCTGCCGCCGTTGAAAAACCACCAGTGTTCGGCGCGGTGCGAGGAGAGGCCGAAGGTGAGGCCGCGGGCGCGTACGGCTTCGGCTAGTTCGCCGATGATGTCGCGGCGCGGCCCCATGTCGACGGCGTTCCAGCGTGAGAAGCTGCAGCGGTACATGGCAAAGCCGTCGTGGTGTTCGGCAACGGGGACAACGAAGCGGGCGCCGGCTTCCTGGCAGAGGGCGGCCCAGGCGGCGGGATCGAAGCGCTCGGCGCGGAAGTGCGGGATGAAGTCTTTGTAGCCGAAGCGCTCGGGGGGGCCGTAGGTGGCCAGGTGGTGGCGGTAGGCCGGCGTGTCGGGCAGGTACATGTTACGGGGGTACCATTCGTTGTCGTAGGCCGGGACGGCGTAGAGGCCCCAGTGGATGAAGATGCCGAAGCGCGCGCCGGCGTACCAGGCCGGCACACGGTAGGCGCGCAGGGAGTGCCAGTCGGGGGTAAATGGCCCAGCAGCGGCCAGGCGTTCGATCGCGTTGAGCGCTTCCTGCTGCTCGTAGCGCTGCTGCGGCTGTGGCTGTTGCACGGAGAGGCTCCTCCTTTCCGCTCTCTCTTGTTCGCCTCGGTTCTCGCTGGTCAGCAGCCAGGGAAGAGGCCAGCTAGAGGCGCACCTCCAGGGTCTGGCCGGCTTCGATCAGCACGGGCGGGTCGAAGTGCCAGCTTGCTCCTTCGCGGCGGCCCTGGATGGGGACAGCGGCCAGCCAGACGGCCTGCTCGCCCGGCGGTGTGCGCGGCGTGGCGGCCTCGGCGGGCAGGGTCAGCTGGTGCAGGCTGAGCTGACCCTCCTGGATATGAAGCAGGAGACGCCCTTCGCCGGCGCGGTACTCGATGCTCCCCCAGGCGCCGGGCAGGACCAGCGGCTGCCGCCAGTGGCCGTCGGCAGGCAGCAGGCGCGGCTGCAGGCTCAGGGCCTGGCGCGGGGCGTCGTAGCTGAGGCCGCCGAGGGCCGGCCAGGCCAGCCAGATGCTCAAGGCTCGATAGTAGTGGCCGCCGCACTCTTGATGGTCCCAGGTCTGGCCGGCGCGCTCGTAGCGCGTGTAGACCTCGTGGATGATCGTCACTCCTTCGCCGACGAGGCCCTCCAGCAGCATCTGGACAGCAACGGTGTATTCGGTCCCCGACCAGACGGTCTCGGCCTGATGGCGCGGGTCGCCGAGGGTCCAGTGATCGGGCCGGTCGGCGCGCTTGCCGGGCGGGAGCATGCCGTTGACCAGGCCGCGCCCGGGCACAAAGTTGTAGCGATAGATGGCGCGCAGGGCCGACAGAATGTGCTCGCGCGGCAGGATGTCGCCCAGGCCGAGCAGGGTGGCGTAGAGCTGGCCGCTGAGCTGGTCGGCCATACAGGACTCGTTGCGCCGTCCGCTGCGTGGGTCAACCCACAGATCGTAGTACTCCCCGTTCCAGAGCAGGCGCTCCATGCTGGCCTGGCTCTCGGCAAACTGGCGCTCCAGGTTGTGGGCGTAGTCTTCGTCGCCGAGCAGGTGGGCCATCTGGGCGGTGGCCTTGAGGGCTGCCAGCCAGATCGACGAGACGTAAGCCGAGTAGCCGATGAAGTCCCAGGTATCGTACGTCTGCGAGGAGATGGCCGTCTCCGAGGGGGCGTGGTCGTAGTGGTAGGGCAGGCCGACCTTGAGTTCGTCGATGCGGCGGGCGTGCTCCATCGCCGCCTTGACCGCCGGCCAGAGCCGTTCCAGGGCGGCGCGGTTGGCCGTCCAGCGGTAGTCACGCCAGACCTGCAGGGCGAACTTGGGCATGAGGTCGACCATGTGGTAGGCGTCGACGACGGCGAAGCTGCCGGGGAAGAGGTGCGGGATGCGTCCGCTGGCGTCGAGGCCGGTTTCGGCGGCCACTTCCCGATAGAGGGCCTGGCGACGCTGGGGATCACGGGCTAGCTCCGGCTCGCTCTCGGTGCGGCGCCAGACGCGCTCACGGTTGGCGGCGAAGGCTAAGAAATAGTCGTCGTAGCGCGGCGAGGCAGGGGTGAGCTGGAAGTCGGCGGTCATCTGGAGCTGGCGCTCCTCCAGTTCGGGGAAGAAGAGGGCCACGGCATGGGAGCCGTAGTACGAGACGTCGAGGGTCTGCAGGCCGCAGCAGCCCAGGCCCTCCCAGATGCCGAAGCGCCCGTCGCGTACCAGCCAGGAGGATTTGACCAGGGTGGTGAGCTGGGCGTTGATGGCGTCGGCCAGCCAGTCGGGGACGGAGGCGCCGTACTGCAGGTCGTGGAAGGCGCGCGTGCGGGTGTAGAGGGTCGCTCGGGCCTCGGTGACGTAGCGGGCAACGTCGAGGGCGTCGCTGAACCAGCTTTCGTAGCGGTGGCCGAGGTCGTCGCCGACGTTCTCGCCGCGGTGGTTGGGAAAGTACCAGGTCAGGAGAAAGGTCAGGTCGCGCTCGCTCCAGGGGGCCAGCTCCAGAACAGGGCTGCTGATGGCGGCGTGCGTCGGGCGGGTGGCGCGGGTGTT is a window encoding:
- a CDS encoding TIM-barrel domain-containing protein, with translation MAEPVPLLPYNLYMTEPPRLPVREPEDEDGPDYVVEATLLERGERHVRLQGRTLSGSPLLITLSLVADGIVRVVLEEEPDPTRVRLARELPPPPAAAPLLVEEQETGLALLSPSLRLEATLRPFGLRFLDAAGRPLLAQNYSELTNVRMKLTILPFGLSRFNGRRVAFHDTFTAEPDEHFFGLGEKFTDFDKRGQRITTWNCDCGGAFSERAYKNVPFVVSTRKYGIFVDSPCAVDFDLVASNTATFTLISRDSALDYYVIAGPDLKTIITRYASLVGFPILPPKWALGTWISSGFQRDSQGEVLARARLIREHEIPCDVLHLDCYWQRFGRWSEVQWDEERFPDPAGLIGQLKAQGFKVCLWIHPYLGTASERFAEGAARGYFLKNAAGEPYVADLWGGFHPPVAMLDVTHPEAVAWFQGLLREQLRLGVDVFKTDFGEGIPTDVVAYSGIAGERLHNLYALLYNDAVAEVTARETGRAGLVWGRSSYAGGQRHAAQWSGDPNATFTALASTLRGGLSLGMCGHAFWSHDIGGFTGQPSPELYIRWAQFGFFSPLTRAHGNSSRLPWDFGPQALEIFRSYARLRYRLLPYIYTYACIAARTSLPLLRAMVLEFPDDPATYTLDLQYMFGAELLVAPLYRAGGERPVYLPAGTWVDFWSRTVLQGPTTLQVQAPLEQLPLYVRANALIPTTEPAPFVREEPFETVVFEAYLLPEGAGSFTLCDLDGETTVSARLQGTTLAIEVMGAKRRLGLRLLKLAGQPPVETVLLNGHQCERWMGETAPALAEAPASGWFSLPDGGGEVTVVL
- a CDS encoding beta-galactosidase — encoded protein: MEAFPPLNPRAPFIWYGGDYNPEQWPRAVWDEDLRLMQECRFRVATVGVFSWTALQPAEERFTFGWLDQVLDKLTAAGCRVCLATPSAAQPAWLSQRYPEVLRADPTGRRRHHGWRVNYCPTSSVYRRLAAQMAAKLAERYHAHPALVAWHVSNEYAPACYCEQCAAAFRDWLRTRYGSLDELNRRWWTRFWSHTYTDWSQIEPPYANGEGSLHALTLDYRRFQNEMLLECFRLEREAIRQFSREVPITTNLMRFYRDLDYRLWAREMDVVAWDCYPSVEDEPLDIALAHDLMRSLRDGQPFLLMEQSPSSQNWQPYNTLKRPGELRLQSYQALAHGAESVMFFQWRRSRGGIEKLHGAVIEHSGRSDTRVFAEVQALGQELERLGGRTLGGVTPAQVGLLFDWENWWALEDCSGPTREKRYLETLRAHYAPFWRRNVPVDLVFSDSDLGRYRLLMAPLLYLLKEGLAERLAAFVQDGGTLVTTYLCGMVDECDLAFEDGYPGPLRHVLGIWNEEIEALPPGCTNRLVLNDGRSFACGHLCALIHDEGAEVLGRYGEDFYAGRPALTRHRVGRGQAFYLACEPEAAFLESFYGELLGELGIAPALETPPGVEATLRQTARERLLFVLNHGRAPATVTLPPGRTFEELLTGRMVSGSLSLPGLEVAILAEPLASEPSQRAGS
- a CDS encoding alpha-L-fucosidase, which gives rise to MQQPQPQQRYEQQEALNAIERLAAAGPFTPDWHSLRAYRVPAWYAGARFGIFIHWGLYAVPAYDNEWYPRNMYLPDTPAYRHHLATYGPPERFGYKDFIPHFRAERFDPAAWAALCQEAGARFVVPVAEHHDGFAMYRCSFSRWNAVDMGPRRDIIGELAEAVRARGLTFGLSSHRAEHWWFFNGGRTIPSDVQDPQYADLYGPARPDDEPPDAAFLDDWLARLYELVERYRPALIYFDWWISRPAFRPSLARFAAYYYNRAARWGQEVVITYKEGAFDEGSAVEDIERGRRPAISRRVWQADTSVARNSWGYTVAQDYKPFGTLLDDLIDTVSKNGVFLLNIGPRADGSIPEPEADLLRRLGRWLAINGEAIYDSQPWHLHGEGPTASAAGAFSEGQQAAFTAQDLRFTRRGQTLYVLLPVWPPQGRVSIQALAAGSPHYPHRIGAVHLLGDDVPLSWTRDEQGLHVTLPPAPPGERGGALKILPAG
- a CDS encoding GH116 family glycosyl hydrolase, encoding MKAARTRSRRGVAPLSGIPLGGLGTGSIEIRADGALHEWQIFNNPPWSGHGAPWSPPLSSPVRPGDTLFAIRARRRRLAAEGSAAAEPAVVRILRERSESEARFTYILSYVESVQEIHFSGAFPFAWLDYCDPALPVAVRLEAWSSFVPGDVKHSALPAAFFTFHLSNPGPEAVEVSLLGLLPQVFSLEALSQEAGQPQTRSERAPGLSALIFSADDLPADHPLARGSLVFALLEDEAELVTELREVGDLNAWQSWASGGQFVPDPVGGDPLRALLERIVREGLDPASAYGQLPSLLRGMVDSALVPDRHALQARIAADPIRYQDPRWRWALLLELNLTPEARAQYERERQERPELLRDPAQASARLSELGALARLLNEQAPKLFNTRATRPTHAAISSPVLELAPWSERDLTFLLTWYFPNHRGENVGDDLGHRYESWFSDALDVARYVTEARATLYTRTRAFHDLQYGASVPDWLADAINAQLTTLVKSSWLVRDGRFGIWEGLGCCGLQTLDVSYYGSHAVALFFPELEERQLQMTADFQLTPASPRYDDYFLAFAANRERVWRRTESEPELARDPQRRQALYREVAAETGLDASGRIPHLFPGSFAVVDAYHMVDLMPKFALQVWRDYRWTANRAALERLWPAVKAAMEHARRIDELKVGLPYHYDHAPSETAISSQTYDTWDFIGYSAYVSSIWLAALKATAQMAHLLGDEDYAHNLERQFAESQASMERLLWNGEYYDLWVDPRSGRRNESCMADQLSGQLYATLLGLGDILPREHILSALRAIYRYNFVPGRGLVNGMLPPGKRADRPDHWTLGDPRHQAETVWSGTEYTVAVQMLLEGLVGEGVTIIHEVYTRYERAGQTWDHQECGGHYYRALSIWLAWPALGGLSYDAPRQALSLQPRLLPADGHWRQPLVLPGAWGSIEYRAGEGRLLLHIQEGQLSLHQLTLPAEAATPRTPPGEQAVWLAAVPIQGRREGASWHFDPPVLIEAGQTLEVRL